A window of Solanum stenotomum isolate F172 chromosome 9, ASM1918654v1, whole genome shotgun sequence genomic DNA:
CACACAATTTCAATAATCTAAAATCACAACATGATGTTTAGATACTATTTAACTCTAAATGTTTCTAGATACAATATCTATAGTTTATGAACACTTCTAACCACAAGTAATTAAGCTGCCTATCTTTTTAATTGACACTACAACTACTATTTGGCTTAACTTCTTTATCCTAAGAACATGGTTCCAACAATCTCTATTAGCAGATTATGATGCGGAACTTTGTAATTACCAGCAAGAATATACCACTATATTAATACCAAAAATCAGATTTTCAGTTTTTTCCAAACTTAAAAGCTTAAGAGAAGGTCTCACGTCCTAAATgttatttctatatatgtttAACAAAGGGTGAGTTCAGAGGTGAAAAGTATATTGACAACTCACTTGCAAAGTCGAGAATGGAGAACAACCGTGGGGTCTTCTACAATACTGCTTGTTTTGGATTTTAGAGATAAAATCCTTTACTAGTGTTGAGTTCAATTCTCTTCtactatttttttcctttcctttgCTTCGTCTCTCTTACtctgtttttttgttttgttttctccaGCTGTTTGAGTCGGACAACTTCTAAGTTGAAACACACGCTGCCTCTTTTCTGTTTTTTAAGCCTCTTCCACTGCCTCTCTCAATCTTatctaataattaatttactaaGGAGGTGGGTAAAACTTGGGAATTAAGCAGTCAACAACAGGTGTGTTAGGTAAATTAATTAGTTGCTTATTTTAAATGGGTTTGTCCCAAAGCTTTAAGTCGCTACATTCTCTCCCCCTTAAGAAAATTCGGTCCCTGAATttttaaacttatatatatatatatatatatatatatatatatatacttgcgggtctgaataaatgaggatacttggcttgcATCACCTTCTCGTCTTCCCATGTTGCCTCCTCGCTAGAGTGATTTTTCCATGCTACTTTCACTGTCGCCATCTCTTTCAAACGTAGCTTCCTTACTTGTTTGTCCATTATAAACATTGGTTCCTCTTCATAGGTTAGGTTCTCATCCAATTGGATGTTTGATGCTTTTAGCACATGTGAAGGGTCTGGTATGTACTTTCGTAGCATTGACACATGAAAGACTGAATGTACTGAAGATAACTGAAGTGGAAGTGCTACACGATATGCAACAACACCAACTCTAGCAAGTATCTCATATGGTCCAATATATCTTGGACTCAGTTTTCCTTTCTTCCCGAATCTTAACACACATTTCATTGGTGATACACGTAAGAACACATGATCTCCCACTGAAAACTCCAACTCTCGATGTCTTTTATCTGCATAAGCCTTTTGACTACTTTGGCCCACTAGCAATCTTTGCCTAATTAATTGAACCTTGTCAATTGCTGACTTCACCAGATCTGGACCCAATACCTTAGCCTCAccagcctcaaaccacccaATGGGAGATCGACATCCCCTTTCATATAACGCCTCGTAAGTTGCCATATGTATGCTCGCTTGGAagctattattgtaagcaaactccgTCAACGGTAGATATTTGTCCCAACTACCACCAAAATCAAGAACACAAGATCTCAACATATTTTCAAGAGTCTGTATNTACACGATATGCAACAACACCAACTCTAGCAAGTATCTCATATGGTCCAATATATCTTGGACTCAGTTTTCCTTTCTTCCCGAATCTTAACACACATTTCATTGGTGATACACGTAAGAACACATGATCTCCCACTGAAAACTCCAACTCTCGATGTCTTTTATCTGCATAAGCCTTTTGACTACTTTGGCCCACTAGCAATCTTTGCCTAATTAATTGAACCTTGTCAATTGCTGACTTCACCAGATCTGGACCCAATACCTTAGCCTCAccagcctcaaaccacccaATGGGAGATCGACATCCCCTTTCATATAACGCCTCGTAAGTTGCCATATGTATGCTCGCTTGGAagctattattgtaagcaaactccgTCAACGGTAGATATTTGTCCCAACTACCACCAAAATCAAGAACACAAGATCTCAACATATCTTCAAGAGTCTGTATGGTTCTCTCTGACTTACCGTCGGTTTGTGGGTGGAATGTCGTACTCAATTCCACTTGCGTTCCGAATGCCCCTTGGAATGCTTTCCAGAAGTGTGAGGTGAACTGGGATCCTCTATCCGATATAATAGAAATTGGAACTCCGTGAAGCCTAACAATTTCATCAATATAAATCTGTGCATAGCGTGCGCCATTATAGGTAGTTTTGACCGATAGG
This region includes:
- the LOC125877704 gene encoding uncharacterized protein LOC125877704 gives rise to the protein MATYEALYERGCRSPIGWFEAGEAKVLGPDLVKSAIDKVQLIRQRLLVGQSSQKAYADKRHRELEFSVGDHVFLRVSPMKCVLRFGKKGKLSPRYIGPYEILARVGVVAYRVALPLQLSSVHSVFHVSMLRKYIPDPSHVLKASNIQLDENLTYEEEPMFIMDKQVRKLRLKEMATVKVAWKNHSSEEATWEDEKWYILAGNYKVPHHNLLIEIVGTMFLG